GCAGATTAGGCGGAAAGCAGACGGGCTGATCTGCCGCAATCATCGCGCCCGCCATTCTTTGAGTATCCGCTGCCAATCCGCAATCGCTAAATCCTCGGCACGAGCATCAGGAGAAATATCAGCTTTTTTCAGCAACTGTTCCGCGGCATCTTTACTAATACCCAGCCCGCCGCTCAGACTAGAGCGCAGCTTTTTACGCTTAGCCGAAAAACCAGCTTTGACAATGCGGAAAAAATCTTTTTGGTCTTCAGAAGCGACCGGTGGTTCGGTGCGAGTCCTCAATACCACCACCTGCGAATCAACTTTTGGCAGCGGCGTGAAAAATTGCCGCGGCACTTCAATGTCTAGTTCTGCCTGGGCAAATAGCTGCGTACTAACCGCCAAAATGCTCATTTCACCAGGTTCCGCTGCGATACGCTGGGCAACTTCTTTTTGTACCAGCAGTACTGCCAAACTCGGCTTATTTTCTGCCGTCATTAGTTTTTCGACAATTTTGCTGGTGATATAGTATGGCACATTGGCGACTACTTTATAGCCCTTCGGCAGCTGATTCAAATCAAATTGTAAAATATCTTCATTGATCACTTCCAGATTTTTGCCAGGAAATTGCCCCGGTAACTTACGCGCCAAACCCCCATCAAACTCCACCGCCACTACGCGCTGAGCTCGCGCCAACAACCGGCTGGTCAATGTGCCA
The window above is part of the Candidatus Saccharibacteria bacterium oral taxon 488 genome. Proteins encoded here:
- the rsmA gene encoding ribosomal RNA small subunit methyltransferase A; the protein is MASALGPKKELGQHWLRDPEILAEIAEAAELGKSDVVLEIGPGLGTLTSRLLARAQRVVAVEFDGGLARKLPGQFPGKNLEVINEDILQFDLNQLPKGYKVVANVPYYITSKIVEKLMTAENKPSLAVLLVQKEVAQRIAAEPGEMSILAVSTQLFAQAELDIEVPRQFFTPLPKVDSQVVVLRTRTEPPVASEDQKDFFRIVKAGFSAKRKKLRSSLSGGLGISKDAAEQLLKKADISPDARAEDLAIADWQRILKEWRAR